The Streptomyces sp. NBC_01591 genome window below encodes:
- a CDS encoding sensor histidine kinase — translation MDVRTTLERLREAARRTVRDARLPSGPPLRPTRRAWQFDVLVALALGIVTVYYGIDNADNVVVREIAPGVERVVPRPSGPGGMAFMVTLAVIASGALALRRRYPLAVLCIVTAATLATPQSVLRLTFYAFVIAVYSAAVYSPYRVATLAALPVSVVLVGTSGNSVTPIVPNEYIALLILAPMAVAAVGLRTWKLRTAEGRTRLSALEREQAEALRRAVEHERARIARELHDVVTHNVSVMIIQAGAARKIMKASPEQAGEALLAVEAGGRAAMTELRHVMGLLTMAAEGEGTDEGADLADTAAELAPQPGLDQLEALVGRVRDTGLPVDLTVTGPPRPLPPGLELAAYRVVQEALTNTVKHASGATAAVTVAYGPERLRVEVTDTGGHPGAGAAAGSGRGLIGLRERLAVHDGTLNTGRRLTGGYRVEALIPLETP, via the coding sequence ATGGACGTACGTACGACGCTGGAGCGGCTGCGGGAAGCCGCCCGCCGGACGGTCCGCGACGCCAGGCTGCCGAGCGGTCCACCGCTGCGGCCGACCCGGCGCGCCTGGCAGTTCGACGTGCTGGTGGCACTGGCACTCGGAATCGTCACCGTTTACTACGGCATCGACAACGCCGACAACGTCGTGGTGCGTGAGATCGCACCCGGCGTGGAGCGCGTCGTGCCGCGCCCGTCCGGCCCCGGCGGCATGGCCTTCATGGTGACCCTCGCGGTCATCGCCTCGGGTGCCCTGGCGTTGCGCCGCCGCTACCCGCTCGCCGTGCTGTGCATCGTGACGGCCGCGACACTGGCGACACCGCAGAGCGTTCTGCGGCTGACCTTCTACGCGTTCGTCATCGCCGTCTACAGCGCCGCCGTGTACAGCCCGTACCGGGTGGCGACCCTGGCGGCGCTGCCGGTGTCGGTCGTCCTGGTCGGCACATCGGGGAACTCGGTGACACCGATCGTCCCCAACGAGTACATCGCCCTGCTGATCCTGGCCCCGATGGCCGTGGCCGCCGTCGGCCTGCGTACCTGGAAACTCCGAACCGCCGAGGGCCGCACCCGGCTCTCCGCCCTGGAACGCGAACAGGCCGAGGCGCTGCGCCGGGCCGTCGAGCATGAGCGGGCCAGGATCGCCCGCGAACTGCACGACGTCGTCACGCACAACGTCAGCGTGATGATCATCCAGGCGGGCGCCGCCCGCAAGATCATGAAAGCCTCCCCCGAGCAGGCCGGTGAGGCGCTGCTCGCCGTCGAGGCGGGCGGGCGGGCGGCCATGACCGAGCTGCGCCACGTCATGGGACTGCTCACCATGGCCGCCGAGGGCGAGGGGACGGACGAAGGTGCGGACCTGGCCGACACGGCGGCGGAGCTGGCCCCGCAACCCGGCCTGGACCAGCTGGAAGCGCTGGTCGGACGGGTCCGGGACACCGGACTGCCCGTCGACCTGACCGTGACGGGCCCGCCCCGTCCCCTCCCGCCCGGCCTCGAACTCGCCGCCTACCGCGTGGTCCAGGAAGCCCTGACCAACACCGTGAAGCACGCGTCCGGCGCCACCGCCGCCGTGACCGTCGCATACGGCCCGGAACGGCTCCGGGTGGAAGTCACCGACACCGGTGGACACCCGGGCGCGGGCGCGGCCGCCGGAAGCGGCCGGGGCCTGATCGGCCTGCGCGAGCGCCTCGCCGTCCACGACGGAACCCTGAACACCGGCCGGCGCCTGACCGGCGGCTACCGTGTGGAGGCCCTGATCCCCTTGGAGACACCGTGA
- a CDS encoding ABC transporter ATP-binding protein, with the protein MTMPVIELREVSRRYDDGPPALHEASLTVQPGEAVAILGPSGSGKSTLLNLIAGLDRPDTGTVTVDGVRVDQLGEAGSALYRRSRIGMVFQFFNLLDDLTVTDNVVLPARLAGAARGEADRRAAELLELLGIDRHARAYPGRLSGGERQRVAVARALMNRPALLLADEPTGALDTAAGQDVSRLLTGLNAEGQTIVVVTHDLALARSCTNRTVRIADGRITEDVRSQAVAPEAVR; encoded by the coding sequence ATGACCATGCCGGTGATCGAACTGCGCGAGGTGAGCCGCCGATACGACGACGGCCCGCCCGCTCTGCACGAGGCGTCGCTGACCGTGCAGCCCGGCGAGGCCGTCGCGATCCTCGGCCCTTCCGGCAGCGGCAAGTCCACGCTGCTCAATCTGATCGCGGGCCTGGACCGGCCCGATACGGGGACCGTCACCGTGGACGGGGTGCGGGTGGACCAGCTGGGCGAAGCCGGATCCGCGCTCTACCGCCGGTCAAGGATCGGCATGGTCTTCCAGTTCTTCAACCTGCTCGACGATCTGACCGTCACCGACAATGTCGTCCTGCCCGCGCGCCTCGCGGGTGCGGCACGTGGCGAGGCCGACCGTCGGGCGGCGGAACTCCTGGAACTGCTGGGCATCGACCGGCACGCCCGCGCCTACCCGGGGCGGCTGTCCGGCGGCGAGCGGCAGCGCGTCGCGGTGGCCCGGGCGTTGATGAACCGGCCGGCGCTGCTCCTGGCCGACGAGCCGACCGGGGCCCTGGACACGGCCGCCGGACAGGACGTCAGCAGGCTGCTCACAGGCCTCAATGCCGAGGGCCAGACCATCGTCGTGGTCACCCACGACCTGGCTCTGGCCCGGTCCTGCACGAACCGTACGGTCCGGATCGCCGACGGCCGGATCACCGAGGACGTCCGGTCGCAGGCCGTCGCCCCGGAGGCCGTCCGATGA
- a CDS encoding response regulator transcription factor has translation MTEPLRVLLADDQTLVRTGFRLILGADGIDVVAEATNGTEAVEAVRRTRPDVVLMDVRMPEMDGLEATRRILAVPQALNSFPKLSASLEQGRPHRAGETPFPDRPRVIILTTFDLDRYVYAALSAGASGFLLKDVTPEQLTAAVRTVRTGDALLAPAITRRLVQRFTQRGSDTAVLHRDLASLTPRELEVLGLLAQGLSNAELATRLHLAEATVKTHVARILAKLGLRDRVQAVIVAYETGLVSAGARNEAAPQSTEQT, from the coding sequence GTGACCGAGCCGCTGCGTGTGCTCCTCGCCGACGACCAGACCCTGGTCCGTACCGGATTCCGGTTGATCCTCGGCGCCGACGGCATCGACGTCGTCGCCGAGGCGACCAACGGAACCGAAGCGGTCGAAGCGGTCCGCCGCACACGTCCCGACGTGGTCCTGATGGACGTCCGGATGCCCGAGATGGACGGCCTGGAGGCCACCCGCCGCATCCTCGCCGTTCCCCAAGCTCTCAACTCCTTCCCCAAGCTCTCGGCTTCGCTCGAGCAGGGGAGACCCCACAGAGCAGGGGAGACCCCGTTCCCCGACAGACCCCGCGTCATCATCCTGACCACCTTCGACCTCGACCGATACGTCTACGCGGCGCTGTCCGCCGGGGCCAGCGGCTTCCTCCTCAAGGACGTCACCCCCGAGCAACTGACCGCGGCCGTCCGCACGGTCCGTACCGGCGACGCTCTCCTCGCGCCCGCCATCACCCGCCGTCTCGTGCAGCGGTTCACCCAGCGCGGCAGCGACACCGCCGTCCTCCACCGCGACCTCGCCTCGCTCACCCCGCGCGAACTGGAGGTCCTCGGCCTGCTGGCCCAAGGACTGAGCAACGCCGAACTCGCCACCCGCCTCCACCTGGCCGAGGCGACCGTCAAGACGCACGTCGCCCGCATCCTCGCCAAGCTCGGACTCCGTGACCGTGTCCAGGCCGTCATCGTCGCCTACGAGACAGGGCTGGTCAGCGCCGGCGCACGAAACGAGGCCGCCCCGCAGTCCACCGAGCAGACGTAG
- a CDS encoding peptidoglycan recognition family protein: MATPLSASAVLKALRAEGVRVVEVGNWRTHNRNSKGPWGPVNGSIVHHTVTKGTAATVRIVRDGYADLPGPLCHGMIAKDGRVHMVGWGRANHAGGGDPKVLEQVIAESYGTRPTPPTHGNSNGVDGNARFYGWECENLGDGKDPWPKAQYDAIVRVQAALCRAHKWSAKSVIGHLEWSNDKVDPRGFTMPKLRTDVSERLKHPASWNPGSDHEEDPMAGITKRDIFDAVWKTDAIGGPADAADHSTNPTWQPQSILKDMQARIRSMDRRMAAQTAAITALAGQVGTGADTETIVSAVEAAIERAVIDVNINTGEA; encoded by the coding sequence ATGGCTACTCCTCTGTCCGCCTCTGCTGTCCTCAAGGCGCTGCGCGCCGAGGGCGTGCGTGTGGTCGAGGTCGGCAACTGGCGTACCCACAACCGCAATTCGAAGGGCCCCTGGGGCCCGGTCAACGGCAGCATCGTGCACCACACCGTGACCAAGGGCACCGCGGCGACGGTCCGGATCGTCCGTGACGGCTATGCGGACCTGCCCGGTCCGCTGTGCCACGGGATGATCGCGAAGGACGGCCGGGTGCACATGGTCGGCTGGGGCCGCGCGAATCACGCCGGCGGCGGCGACCCCAAGGTGCTGGAGCAGGTCATAGCCGAGTCGTACGGCACCCGGCCGACTCCGCCCACCCACGGCAACAGCAACGGGGTCGACGGCAACGCGCGGTTCTACGGGTGGGAGTGCGAGAACCTCGGCGACGGCAAGGACCCCTGGCCCAAGGCGCAGTACGACGCGATCGTCCGCGTCCAGGCCGCCCTGTGCCGGGCGCACAAATGGTCGGCGAAGTCCGTGATCGGCCATCTGGAGTGGTCGAACGACAAGGTCGACCCCCGTGGTTTCACCATGCCCAAGCTCCGCACCGACGTTTCCGAACGACTCAAGCACCCCGCGAGCTGGAACCCCGGCTCCGACCACGAGGAGGACCCCATGGCGGGAATCACCAAGCGCGACATCTTCGACGCCGTGTGGAAGACCGACGCGATCGGCGGTCCGGCGGACGCGGCGGACCATTCGACGAACCCGACGTGGCAGCCGCAGTCCATCCTGAAGGACATGCAGGCCCGCATCCGGTCCATGGACAGGCGGATGGCCGCCCAGACGGCCGCGATCACCGCGCTCGCGGGTCAGGTCGGCACGGGTGCCGATACGGAGACCATCGTCTCCGCGGTCGAGGCCGCGATCGAGCGGGCCGTCATCGACGTCAACATCAACACCGGGGAGGCCTGA
- a CDS encoding AfsR/SARP family transcriptional regulator, which produces MRFRILGPLEVFDGTRWRGISAAKPRTLLATLLVQRDVPVPTGRLGAELWGDREPKAAANLIQQYVMRLRRELGDRQGRLLVTRPPGYQVVLAEDDLDAAAFARLGESGRAALAVGDAERAAGLLAEALALWRGPALADVPTGPVVEAEATRLAEQRLDVLQARIEADLACGRHDALVPELRQSVREHPLREGLWGQLMLALYRSGRQAEALDAYREVHRLLADELSIEPSAPLGDLQLRMLRGDPRLDLPRPEPRPSERAARAGRPSAAPRQLPAAVGGFAGRRAELRMLDRLPGDAATGPGPAVCVIAGTAGAGKTTLALHWAHRAAPGFPDGQLYVNLRGFAPAAGPMPPGEAIRGFLEALSVPPERIPDALEARAALLRTETAGRRMLFVLDNAADATQVRPLLPGSAGCAVVVTSRSQLAGLAVTDGALLLSLDVLPREEARELLAARLGTDRVAAEPEPVTELIELCARLPLALAVTAARAAGRPGFALSAVVAELRDAGGRLDALDAGEGASSVRAVFSWSYRRLDATTARVFRLLGLHPGRDVAASSVAALACLPVREAATALTALARVHLIAEHRPGRYSFHDLLRAYAADLTAAEDPGADRTAALHRLLDHCLHTAHAAGRQLAPARGELPLPAPVPGSVPHRPEGYEQAMAWFEAEHAVLLAAAVAAGPAGFDGHAWQLPLAMADFLHLSGRWHDWVATQRTAIAAVRRQGDPAGTALCHCESGRAAIRMGRYEEARRELFRALELQRGLGDLTAQADTLRTLAWSYEQQGDYRATLHSLEQVLELQRAVGNLAGQGGALNNIGWCHTHLGDHEKALACSHEALRLHRAAGTPLGAAYTWQTLGFTRRALGQYAEAVDSYRQCRDGFRRLGNRYGEADALHSLGETLRTAGDPAAAREAWRAALDILDELEHADADVVRGLLRAVD; this is translated from the coding sequence ATGCGCTTTCGGATCCTCGGACCGCTCGAAGTCTTCGACGGCACCCGCTGGCGGGGGATCTCCGCCGCCAAGCCCCGCACGCTGCTCGCCACCCTGCTGGTGCAGCGCGATGTCCCCGTGCCGACGGGCCGGCTGGGGGCGGAGCTGTGGGGTGACCGCGAGCCCAAGGCCGCTGCCAATCTCATTCAGCAGTACGTGATGCGGCTGCGCCGCGAACTCGGCGATCGGCAGGGCCGGTTGCTCGTCACCCGGCCGCCCGGCTATCAGGTGGTGCTGGCCGAGGACGACCTGGACGCCGCCGCCTTCGCCCGGCTCGGCGAGTCCGGCCGCGCGGCGCTGGCGGTCGGCGATGCGGAACGCGCGGCGGGCCTGCTCGCGGAGGCGCTCGCGCTGTGGCGTGGCCCCGCGCTCGCCGATGTCCCGACCGGGCCGGTGGTGGAGGCGGAGGCCACGCGGCTGGCCGAGCAACGGCTCGACGTTCTTCAGGCCCGCATCGAAGCGGACCTGGCCTGCGGCCGGCACGACGCGCTGGTGCCGGAGCTGCGGCAGTCGGTGCGCGAACACCCCCTTCGAGAGGGGCTGTGGGGACAGCTGATGCTGGCGCTGTACCGGTCGGGGCGGCAGGCGGAAGCACTCGACGCCTACCGGGAGGTGCATCGGCTGCTGGCCGACGAGTTGAGCATCGAGCCGTCCGCCCCGCTGGGGGATCTGCAGCTGCGCATGCTGCGCGGCGACCCGCGGCTCGACCTGCCCCGGCCCGAGCCCCGGCCGTCCGAGCGGGCCGCCCGCGCCGGGCGGCCGTCGGCGGCGCCTCGGCAACTGCCCGCCGCTGTCGGCGGGTTCGCCGGCCGCCGGGCCGAGCTGCGGATGCTGGACAGGCTGCCCGGCGATGCAGCCACCGGGCCGGGCCCGGCCGTCTGCGTGATCGCCGGCACCGCGGGCGCGGGGAAGACGACGCTGGCGCTGCACTGGGCGCACCGCGCGGCGCCGGGCTTTCCGGACGGCCAGCTGTACGTGAACCTGCGCGGCTTCGCCCCCGCTGCCGGACCGATGCCGCCCGGCGAGGCGATCCGCGGCTTCCTGGAAGCGCTGTCGGTGCCGCCGGAACGGATCCCGGACGCGCTGGAGGCGCGGGCGGCGCTGCTGCGCACCGAGACCGCCGGTCGCCGCATGCTGTTCGTCCTCGACAATGCCGCCGACGCCACCCAGGTCCGCCCGCTGCTCCCGGGCAGCGCCGGCTGTGCCGTGGTCGTCACCAGCCGCAGCCAGCTGGCCGGTCTCGCCGTCACCGACGGCGCCCTGCTGCTCTCCCTCGACGTGCTGCCGCGGGAGGAGGCGCGCGAACTGCTCGCCGCCCGGCTCGGCACGGACCGGGTGGCCGCGGAACCGGAGCCGGTGACCGAGCTGATCGAGCTGTGCGCCCGCCTGCCGCTGGCGCTCGCCGTGACCGCCGCCCGCGCCGCCGGCCGGCCCGGGTTCGCGCTGAGCGCGGTCGTGGCCGAACTCCGCGACGCCGGGGGGCGGCTGGACGCGCTGGACGCCGGCGAGGGGGCGAGCAGCGTACGAGCGGTGTTCTCGTGGTCGTACCGTCGGCTGGACGCCACCACGGCACGGGTGTTCCGGCTGCTCGGGCTGCACCCCGGCCGGGACGTCGCCGCGTCGTCGGTGGCGGCGCTGGCATGTCTGCCCGTCCGGGAGGCCGCAACGGCGCTGACCGCGCTGGCCCGCGTCCATCTGATCGCCGAGCACCGCCCCGGCCGGTACTCCTTCCACGACTTGCTGCGCGCCTACGCCGCCGACCTGACGGCGGCCGAGGATCCCGGGGCGGACCGCACCGCGGCGCTGCACCGCCTGCTCGACCACTGCCTGCACACCGCGCACGCCGCGGGTCGGCAGCTCGCCCCGGCCCGCGGCGAGCTGCCGCTGCCGGCGCCGGTGCCCGGCTCCGTACCCCACCGCCCGGAGGGGTACGAGCAGGCGATGGCGTGGTTCGAGGCGGAGCACGCCGTGCTGCTCGCGGCCGCGGTCGCGGCGGGCCCGGCCGGATTCGACGGCCATGCCTGGCAACTACCGCTCGCCATGGCGGACTTCCTTCATCTCAGCGGCCGCTGGCACGATTGGGTGGCCACCCAGCGGACGGCCATCGCCGCGGTCCGGCGGCAGGGCGACCCCGCCGGGACGGCACTGTGCCATTGCGAGTCGGGCCGGGCCGCGATCCGTATGGGACGGTACGAGGAGGCCCGCCGCGAGCTGTTCCGGGCGCTGGAGCTCCAGCGGGGGCTGGGCGACCTGACGGCGCAGGCCGACACGTTGCGGACGCTCGCCTGGTCGTACGAGCAACAGGGCGACTACCGCGCCACCCTTCACTCCCTCGAGCAGGTGCTCGAACTGCAGCGCGCCGTCGGCAACCTGGCCGGGCAGGGCGGCGCGCTGAACAACATCGGCTGGTGCCACACCCATCTGGGCGACCACGAGAAGGCGCTCGCCTGCAGTCACGAGGCACTGCGGCTGCACCGTGCGGCGGGGACCCCGCTCGGGGCGGCGTACACCTGGCAGACCCTCGGCTTCACCCGCCGCGCCTTGGGGCAGTACGCCGAGGCCGTCGACAGCTACCGCCAGTGCCGGGACGGGTTCCGCCGGCTCGGTAACCGGTACGGCGAGGCGGACGCGTTGCACAGCCTCGGCGAGACCCTCCGCACGGCCGGCGACCCGGCGGCCGCGCGCGAGGCATGGCGCGCCGCCCTCGACATCCTCGACGAGCTCGAACACGCGGACGCGGATGTGGTGCGCGGGCTGCTGCGGGCGGTGGACTGA
- a CDS encoding PucR family transcriptional regulator, translated as MGAGAGEAAQCFVVAPLDVVDRAEQALPEQYLVLSLRLGTAPSADPGRAPEITRHRRANAVRRILADHAGDDALALVQDPAATALIPLPPGSDNSPEPLLRDLTDRLTALIATPVHAAAVVAVPDAVPDARAQSEEILQIALATGQPPGAYLLDVVVTYQLTRPGPGRELLLRRLQPLDDHPDWEKTLRAYLRHGFDRKATAADLNLHPNTVDYRLGRIARLCGIDAADPAERLTAFAALYARDRAGYHLETT; from the coding sequence ATGGGTGCAGGCGCCGGTGAAGCAGCTCAGTGCTTCGTCGTTGCGCCCCTGGATGTGGTGGACCGTGCCGAGCAGGCCCTGCCCGAGCAGTACCTCGTGCTCAGCCTCCGCCTCGGCACCGCACCGTCCGCCGACCCCGGCCGTGCCCCCGAGATCACCCGGCACCGCCGCGCCAACGCCGTCCGCCGAATCCTGGCCGACCACGCCGGCGACGACGCGCTGGCCCTCGTCCAGGACCCGGCCGCCACCGCTCTCATCCCTCTGCCACCGGGCTCCGACAACAGTCCCGAGCCGCTGCTGCGTGACCTCACCGACCGGCTCACCGCTCTGATCGCGACCCCTGTGCACGCGGCAGCCGTCGTGGCCGTCCCCGACGCGGTTCCCGACGCCCGAGCCCAGAGCGAAGAGATCCTCCAGATCGCCCTGGCCACCGGGCAGCCCCCCGGCGCCTACCTCCTGGACGTCGTCGTCACCTACCAGCTCACCCGTCCCGGCCCCGGTCGCGAACTGCTGCTCCGGCGGCTGCAGCCGCTGGACGACCACCCCGACTGGGAGAAAACCCTCCGCGCCTACCTGCGTCACGGATTCGACCGCAAGGCCACGGCCGCCGACCTCAACCTGCACCCCAACACGGTGGACTACCGCCTGGGCCGCATCGCCCGCCTGTGCGGCATCGACGCCGCCGACCCCGCCGAACGACTCACCGCCTTCGCCGCCCTCTACGCCCGCGACCGCGCCGGCTACCACCTCGAAACCACTTAG
- a CDS encoding HesA/MoeB/ThiF family protein: MRVALKECSWRAVGEDLVIVFDPRESITLEDPEGKIGALLSVLRKGPRSISELRAELAAQDVDVTEEDLGKGIEGLTGLGLIERAEGRSTDDPAVDERHFSNLAFFGTFADLDRHRTDFLQRVRDAHVLVLGVGGGGSSLVQCLAGLGVGELTLLDHDRVESRNFARQFLYRHEDIGRSKVERAKAWVRAYDPDIEVHTVDRWVAGPEDLADVTDGIDLIAGGLDGHPDAGLWVNEAAVRAGVPMVAGGATRTLLSYISVNPGVSPCLACEFSQRPAEGTASAAAEDIVYGMRTTNPLIGPVAMQVGSLIALESLRYLTGFQEPLAAGARIRLDLRNGLAGSRVPFPDVPDCPVCALAPVRAAAA, encoded by the coding sequence ATGCGTGTCGCGCTCAAGGAGTGTTCCTGGCGAGCGGTGGGAGAGGACCTGGTCATCGTCTTCGATCCCCGTGAGTCGATCACTCTGGAGGACCCCGAGGGAAAGATCGGGGCGCTCCTCTCCGTGCTCCGGAAGGGACCGCGGAGCATCTCCGAACTGCGTGCCGAGCTCGCCGCCCAGGACGTCGACGTGACCGAGGAGGATCTCGGCAAGGGCATCGAGGGACTGACCGGCCTGGGCCTGATCGAGCGCGCCGAGGGCCGGTCCACCGACGATCCGGCGGTGGACGAGCGGCACTTCTCCAACCTCGCGTTCTTCGGCACCTTCGCCGACCTCGACCGGCACCGCACCGATTTCCTGCAGCGGGTGCGCGACGCGCATGTCCTCGTGCTCGGAGTGGGCGGCGGCGGTTCCTCGCTGGTGCAGTGTCTGGCGGGTCTCGGCGTCGGCGAGCTGACGCTGCTGGACCACGACCGTGTCGAGTCCCGCAACTTCGCCCGGCAGTTCCTCTACCGGCACGAGGACATCGGCCGTTCGAAGGTGGAGCGCGCCAAGGCCTGGGTGCGGGCGTACGACCCGGACATCGAGGTGCACACCGTCGACCGCTGGGTGGCCGGTCCCGAGGACCTCGCCGACGTCACCGATGGCATCGATCTGATAGCGGGCGGCCTGGACGGCCATCCCGACGCCGGTCTGTGGGTGAACGAGGCCGCCGTCCGGGCCGGCGTGCCGATGGTCGCCGGTGGCGCGACCCGCACACTGCTCTCGTACATCTCGGTGAACCCCGGTGTGAGCCCCTGCCTCGCGTGCGAGTTCTCGCAGCGGCCGGCGGAGGGCACCGCCTCCGCGGCCGCGGAGGACATCGTGTACGGCATGCGGACGACCAACCCGCTCATCGGCCCGGTGGCCATGCAGGTCGGCTCGCTGATCGCGCTGGAGAGCCTGCGCTACCTGACCGGGTTCCAGGAGCCGCTGGCCGCCGGTGCCCGTATCCGCCTCGACCTGCGCAACGGTCTCGCGGGCAGCCGGGTGCCGTTCCCCGATGTCCCCGACTGCCCGGTGTGCGCGCTGGCTCCGGTGCGGGCGGCCGCGGCATGA
- a CDS encoding AfsR/SARP family transcriptional regulator, translated as MDFRILGPVEARRDGDWIALSGSKVHTVLAAMLLAQGRVVSDSRLGALLWGWDPPVTASAQIYTYMSRLRKLLGGEVEIVRRQPGYVLRAPGARIDVVEFERLDRLGREALRERRYADAQALLTEALGWWRGPALSNATEFLLEAELPQLEEARMFALENRIEADLALGMHEQVTAELTGLVAEHPVRERLRAQLMTALYRCGRQADALQTYYEGRKVLVDQLGVDPGEALGATYQAVLGGELGLQEAGAARGRSDVPTMLPAVEAEFVGRSAELSLLTTRLATSTNRPRRLLVTGMAGVGKTALAVRAAEESSGHFPDGQLFVELCHPDGAPKDASEVLVRLLRALGEPGLDGDSPRATDRDELVRLYRARTSGKRLLVVLDDAAGDLQVAPLLPASPQAAVLITSRARLARVAGADTVALAPLDDDESLEMLATAAGEERLTDDPDAADDLVAYCGGLPLALAVVGARLAARPLWSAGRLADRLADPADRLAELSFGDLDVRRALLPSLRRVAAEGPLALTALSGAGTEPFSARDASMRLAVSEDEAERLLESLVDTALLDLSGLDPKGLPLYRCHELVLLYAASLDPAEPAAHDGATAVG; from the coding sequence ATGGACTTCCGGATTCTCGGGCCGGTGGAGGCCCGGCGTGACGGGGACTGGATCGCGTTGTCCGGTTCCAAGGTGCACACGGTCCTCGCCGCGATGCTGCTCGCACAGGGGCGAGTGGTCTCCGACTCCCGGCTCGGCGCGCTGCTGTGGGGCTGGGACCCGCCGGTCACCGCGAGCGCGCAGATTTACACGTACATGTCGCGACTTCGCAAGCTCCTCGGCGGCGAGGTCGAGATCGTGCGGCGCCAGCCCGGGTACGTCCTGCGGGCTCCCGGAGCCCGCATCGACGTCGTCGAGTTCGAACGGCTCGACCGGCTCGGCCGCGAGGCCCTGCGGGAGCGGCGCTACGCCGACGCGCAGGCCCTGCTGACCGAGGCGCTCGGCTGGTGGCGCGGCCCGGCCCTGTCGAACGCGACCGAGTTCCTGCTGGAGGCCGAGCTGCCGCAGCTGGAGGAGGCGCGGATGTTCGCGCTGGAGAACCGCATCGAGGCGGATCTCGCGCTGGGCATGCACGAGCAGGTGACGGCCGAACTGACCGGTCTTGTCGCCGAGCATCCCGTACGGGAGCGGCTGCGTGCCCAGCTGATGACCGCGCTGTACCGGTGCGGCCGGCAGGCCGACGCTCTCCAGACGTACTACGAGGGACGCAAGGTGCTGGTCGACCAGCTGGGCGTGGACCCGGGTGAGGCGCTCGGGGCGACGTACCAGGCCGTGCTGGGCGGGGAGTTGGGGTTGCAGGAAGCAGGGGCCGCGCGGGGGCGGTCCGATGTTCCCACCATGCTTCCGGCCGTGGAGGCCGAGTTCGTCGGACGGTCCGCCGAACTGTCCCTGCTGACCACGCGGTTGGCGACCAGTACGAATCGGCCCCGGCGCCTGCTGGTGACCGGGATGGCGGGGGTGGGCAAGACGGCGCTCGCCGTGCGGGCCGCCGAGGAGAGCTCCGGTCATTTCCCCGACGGTCAGCTCTTCGTCGAGCTGTGCCACCCCGACGGTGCGCCCAAGGACGCCAGTGAGGTGCTGGTACGGCTGCTGCGCGCACTCGGAGAGCCCGGTCTCGACGGGGACTCCCCGCGGGCCACCGACCGCGACGAACTGGTCCGCCTCTACCGTGCACGGACCTCCGGCAAGCGGCTCCTCGTCGTCCTCGACGACGCGGCCGGTGATCTCCAGGTGGCGCCGCTGCTGCCCGCGAGCCCGCAGGCCGCCGTACTGATCACCAGCCGGGCCCGGCTGGCCCGGGTGGCCGGGGCGGACACCGTGGCCCTCGCGCCGCTGGACGACGACGAGTCCCTGGAGATGCTGGCGACGGCGGCCGGCGAGGAGCGGCTGACGGACGACCCGGATGCCGCCGACGACCTGGTCGCGTACTGCGGAGGGCTGCCGTTGGCGCTCGCTGTGGTGGGGGCCCGCCTCGCGGCACGGCCGCTGTGGTCGGCCGGCCGGTTGGCCGACCGGCTCGCGGACCCGGCGGACCGGCTCGCCGAGCTGTCCTTCGGTGACCTGGATGTGCGCCGGGCCCTGCTGCCGTCGCTGCGGCGCGTGGCCGCCGAGGGCCCGCTCGCGCTCACCGCGCTGTCCGGTGCCGGGACGGAGCCGTTCTCGGCCCGGGACGCCTCGATGCGCCTCGCGGTGTCGGAGGACGAGGCCGAGCGGCTGCTGGAATCGCTGGTGGACACCGCGCTGCTCGACCTCTCGGGGCTCGACCCGAAGGGGCTGCCGCTGTACCGGTGCCATGAACTGGTCCTCCTGTACGCGGCGTCGCTGGACCCGGCGGAGCCGGCCGCGCACGACGGCGCCACCGCGGTCGGGTGA